The following proteins come from a genomic window of Hymenobacter canadensis:
- a CDS encoding TIGR04282 family arsenosugar biosynthesis glycosyltransferase, with protein MSATSANPAHQHLLVFARHPELGKVKTRLAAGIGNEAALAVYRELLAHTRAVAQELPAHKTVWLAETPTTTPDSADAWPDYEQQLQFSGDLGTRMLTAFAHAFNQGARAVLIVGTDCPGLSTAILEQAYAALATHDLVVGPAEDGGYYLLGMKELCEDIFLGKSWSTDSVLAHTLADADRLGLTVAQLPTLRDVDDAADLAAWRAISGA; from the coding sequence ATGTCTGCCACCAGTGCCAACCCTGCTCACCAGCACCTGCTCGTTTTTGCCCGTCATCCGGAGCTAGGCAAGGTGAAAACCCGGCTGGCCGCCGGCATCGGCAATGAAGCAGCGCTGGCCGTGTACCGGGAGCTGCTGGCCCATACCCGCGCCGTGGCGCAGGAGCTGCCCGCCCACAAAACCGTGTGGCTGGCCGAAACCCCCACGACCACCCCCGACAGCGCCGACGCCTGGCCGGATTACGAGCAGCAACTGCAGTTTTCCGGTGACCTGGGCACTCGCATGCTCACAGCATTTGCCCACGCTTTCAACCAGGGTGCCCGCGCCGTACTCATCGTTGGGACGGATTGCCCGGGTTTGTCCACGGCTATTCTGGAGCAGGCGTACGCCGCGCTGGCTACGCACGACCTGGTTGTAGGGCCGGCTGAGGATGGAGGGTATTACCTATTGGGAATGAAAGAGTTGTGTGAGGACATTTTTCTGGGGAAAAGCTGGAGCACCGACTCCGTGCTGGCCCATACCCTGGCCGACGCCGACCGGCTGGGCCTGACCGTCGCGCAGCTGCCCACGCTGCGCGACGTAGACGATGCCGCCGACCTGGCCGCCTGGCGCGCCATCTCCGGCGCGTAG
- a CDS encoding glycosyltransferase 87 family protein, whose translation MNSLTDTHSPEPLANDSRPISGRQLLALLVSGGAYAGLAYATPRAEFGQLLGLFGVAFGAYAWLLHSRLPLRAGLLAALLLRLLWLPALPALSDDYHRFRWDGLLVAAGLNPYLFSPDELVADDSAAGVQAKPTSPRPATTSPLPATKELRTLYPKLNSPHYYSVYPPVCQAVFGVASGIFPHHERGAVLLMRLVLLLAEAATAGLLLALLRQLGLPRQRALWYLLNPLVLVELTGNLHFEALVVTLLLLALWLLTRGRWAISAGALGLAVGTKLLPLLLLPLLLRRLGWWRTAAYGTLTLLTVALLFAPFVSAELARNIGRSLDLYFRSFEFNASVYYLLRAGGYWLTGYNQIARIGPALALGSVAWILLLTFGEKRPTWTTLPATLLLLLTGYYLLATIVHPWYLTPLLALSVFTRYRYTFVWSGLVVLSYAAYQTTAYTENPWLLALEYGGLLGAMLWDYRQRLARPAV comes from the coding sequence ATGAACAGCCTGACGGACACCCACTCACCCGAACCGCTTGCTAACGATTCGCGGCCGATAAGCGGCCGGCAATTGCTGGCGCTGCTGGTTTCCGGCGGGGCGTATGCGGGGCTGGCCTACGCCACGCCACGGGCAGAATTCGGGCAGCTGCTGGGCCTGTTTGGGGTAGCGTTTGGGGCGTATGCGTGGCTGCTGCACTCGCGGCTGCCGCTGCGGGCGGGCCTGCTGGCGGCGCTGCTGCTGCGGCTGCTGTGGCTGCCGGCCCTCCCCGCCCTCTCCGACGACTACCACCGTTTCCGCTGGGACGGCCTGCTGGTGGCCGCCGGCCTCAACCCTTACCTGTTCAGCCCGGATGAACTCGTAGCGGATGATTCTGCGGCTGGGGTCCAGGCCAAGCCGACCTCGCCCCGGCCGGCAACCACCTCGCCCCTACCCGCCACCAAGGAACTCCGGACACTCTATCCGAAGCTGAACTCGCCGCACTACTACTCCGTGTATCCGCCGGTGTGCCAGGCGGTATTTGGGGTGGCTTCGGGAATCTTTCCGCACCACGAGCGAGGAGCGGTACTGCTGATGCGGCTGGTACTGCTGCTGGCCGAAGCCGCCACGGCCGGGTTGCTGCTGGCACTGCTGCGGCAGCTGGGGCTGCCCCGGCAACGGGCGTTGTGGTATCTGCTCAACCCGTTGGTACTCGTGGAGCTGACCGGCAACCTGCACTTCGAGGCCTTGGTGGTGACGCTGCTGCTGCTGGCGCTGTGGCTGCTGACGCGCGGGCGCTGGGCAATATCGGCGGGGGCGCTGGGGCTGGCGGTGGGCACCAAGCTGCTGCCGCTGCTGCTGCTGCCGCTGCTACTGCGCCGGCTGGGCTGGTGGCGCACGGCAGCCTACGGCACCCTCACGCTGCTGACTGTGGCGCTGCTATTCGCGCCGTTTGTATCGGCGGAGCTGGCCCGCAATATCGGCCGCAGCCTCGACCTGTATTTTCGCAGCTTCGAGTTCAACGCAAGCGTGTATTACCTGCTGCGCGCCGGCGGTTACTGGCTCACCGGCTACAACCAGATTGCCCGCATCGGGCCGGCGCTGGCGCTGGGCAGCGTGGCCTGGATTCTGCTGCTGACCTTCGGCGAGAAACGCCCAACCTGGACCACGCTGCCCGCCACGCTGCTGCTGCTGCTCACGGGCTACTACCTGCTGGCCACCATCGTGCACCCGTGGTATCTGACGCCGCTGCTGGCCCTGAGCGTGTTCACGCGCTACCGCTACACCTTCGTGTGGTCGGGGCTGGTGGTGTTGTCGTACGCGGCCTACCAGACCACGGCCTACACTGAGAATCCGTGGCTGCTGGCGCTGGAATACGGCGGGCTGCTGGGCGCAATGCTTTGGGATTATCGGCAGCGGCTGGCGCGCCCGGCTGTTTAG
- a CDS encoding cellulose synthase family protein: MLFLEITLLVVYGLCLLFVLGFSLTQFQLTRLARRAYRQGLAPEPPAPAVWPRVTVQLPLYNEVFVAERLLDACAALDYPTDRLHIQVLDDSTDETVALVAARVAYHQARGLHIEQVRRPDRQGYKAGALAYGLTHSEAELVAIFDADFVPQPDFLRRTVPYFQHEPRLGVVQTRWGHLNEEYSLLTELQAFGLNAHFHVEQLGRNAGGHFINFNGTGGVWRRSCIEDAGGWHADTLTEDLDLSYRAQLRGWRFHYLPHVVAPAELPATLDALKSQQFRWTKGAAETARKHLRNVLRSGQPLSTKLHATFHLLNSSVFVAILVMALVSVPLVFVRADLPELKPVLRVASVFLLAFVPLVYYYYTAWRLDKPTAPRWRFAADFLLFLSVSMGLTLHNARAVLLGYQGRQSAFIRTPKLGLVKRTGGWRGRRYRTGDLLDGLTFTEGLLTLYFAFGVGAGLYLGDWGLLPFHLMLTVGYGIVFLYSVRHRA, from the coding sequence ATGCTTTTCCTCGAAATCACGCTGCTGGTCGTTTATGGGCTGTGTCTGCTGTTTGTGTTGGGCTTCAGCCTCACGCAGTTTCAGCTGACGCGGCTGGCCCGGCGTGCCTACCGGCAGGGGTTGGCGCCGGAGCCGCCCGCGCCGGCCGTGTGGCCCCGCGTGACGGTGCAGCTGCCGCTCTACAACGAGGTGTTTGTGGCCGAGCGCCTGCTGGATGCCTGCGCCGCCCTCGACTACCCCACCGACCGACTCCACATCCAGGTCCTCGACGACTCCACCGACGAAACCGTGGCCCTGGTGGCGGCGCGCGTGGCCTACCACCAAGCCCGCGGCCTGCACATCGAGCAGGTGCGCCGGCCCGACCGCCAGGGCTACAAGGCCGGCGCTCTAGCCTACGGCCTGACTCATTCCGAAGCCGAGCTGGTGGCCATCTTCGACGCCGACTTTGTGCCGCAGCCCGATTTTCTGCGCCGCACGGTGCCCTACTTTCAGCACGAGCCGCGCCTGGGCGTGGTCCAGACGCGCTGGGGCCACCTCAACGAGGAGTACTCGCTGCTCACAGAGCTGCAGGCGTTCGGGCTGAACGCGCACTTCCACGTGGAGCAGCTGGGCCGCAACGCCGGCGGGCACTTCATCAACTTCAACGGCACGGGCGGCGTGTGGCGCCGCAGCTGCATCGAGGATGCCGGCGGCTGGCACGCCGACACGCTCACCGAAGACCTGGACCTGAGCTACCGGGCCCAGCTGCGGGGCTGGCGCTTCCACTACCTGCCCCACGTGGTGGCCCCGGCCGAGCTGCCCGCCACCCTCGATGCGCTAAAGTCGCAGCAATTCCGCTGGACCAAGGGCGCCGCCGAAACCGCCCGCAAGCACCTGCGCAACGTGCTGCGCTCCGGCCAGCCGCTCTCGACTAAGCTCCATGCTACGTTTCACCTGCTCAACAGCTCGGTGTTTGTGGCCATTCTGGTGATGGCGCTGGTGAGTGTGCCACTGGTATTCGTGCGGGCCGATTTGCCGGAGCTGAAACCGGTGCTGCGGGTGGCGTCGGTGTTTTTGCTGGCCTTCGTGCCGCTGGTGTACTACTACTACACGGCCTGGCGCCTCGACAAGCCCACCGCCCCGCGCTGGCGCTTCGCGGCCGACTTCCTGCTGTTTTTGTCGGTGTCGATGGGTTTGACGCTGCACAACGCGCGGGCGGTGCTGCTGGGCTACCAGGGCCGGCAGTCGGCGTTTATCCGCACGCCCAAGCTGGGGCTGGTGAAGCGCACCGGCGGCTGGCGTGGCCGCCGCTACCGCACCGGCGACCTGCTCGACGGCCTCACGTTCACGGAAGGGCTGCTCACGCTGTACTTCGCTTTCGGGGTGGGCGCCGGCCTGTACCTCGGCGACTGGGGCCTGCTGCCTTTCCACCTGATGCTCACGGTCGGCTATGGGATTGTCTTCCTGTATTCCGTCCGGCACCGGGCCTGA
- a CDS encoding glycosyltransferase family 2 protein → MLIDVIIPAFNEEQSIAQVLREIPAGLVREVIVVDNNSSDRTGEVARAAGATVLRENRPGYGHACLAGMAHAFARPLPEQADIIVFLDGDHSDYPEEMPMLVAPILRGEADMVIGSRALGEREAGSMMPQQIFGNWLATSLLRRLYGAHFTDLGPFRAIRREALQRIGMADTTYGWTVEMQLKAAKLRLRNTEVPVRYRRRIGTSKVSGTVRGTLGAGYKILWTIFRYL, encoded by the coding sequence ATGCTGATTGACGTCATTATTCCTGCCTTCAACGAAGAGCAGTCCATTGCGCAAGTGCTGCGCGAGATTCCGGCCGGTCTGGTGCGGGAAGTCATTGTAGTCGACAACAACTCCTCCGACCGTACCGGCGAGGTGGCCCGTGCGGCCGGCGCCACGGTGCTGCGCGAAAACCGCCCCGGCTACGGCCACGCCTGCCTGGCCGGCATGGCCCACGCCTTCGCCCGCCCCCTGCCCGAGCAGGCCGACATCATTGTGTTTCTGGACGGCGACCATTCCGACTACCCCGAGGAAATGCCGATGCTGGTGGCGCCTATCCTGCGCGGCGAAGCCGATATGGTGATTGGCTCACGGGCGCTGGGCGAGCGGGAAGCCGGCTCCATGATGCCCCAGCAGATTTTCGGCAACTGGCTGGCCACTTCCCTGCTGCGCCGCCTCTACGGAGCCCACTTCACCGATCTGGGCCCGTTTCGGGCAATCCGGCGGGAGGCGCTGCAACGTATTGGCATGGCTGACACCACCTACGGCTGGACGGTGGAAATGCAGCTCAAAGCCGCCAAGCTGCGCCTGCGCAACACCGAAGTACCGGTGCGCTACCGCCGCCGCATCGGCACCAGCAAGGTGTCGGGCACGGTGCGCGGCACGCTGGGCGCCGGCTACAAAATCCTCTGGACCATTTTCCGGTATCTGTAA
- a CDS encoding peroxiredoxin yields MLQIGDQAPDFTLKTTTGDTFRLSEQHGQRAIVLYFYPKDDTPGCTAEACSFRDQYQDFQDLGAEVVGISSDSEASHQKFTQKHRLPFPLLADAGGQVRKLYEVPRALLGLLPGRVTFVIDKEGAIRYIFNSMNRATDHVETAKKVLAELSQV; encoded by the coding sequence ATGCTTCAGATAGGCGACCAGGCTCCCGACTTCACCCTCAAAACCACCACCGGCGACACGTTCCGCTTGAGCGAGCAGCACGGCCAGCGCGCCATCGTGCTGTATTTCTACCCCAAAGACGACACCCCCGGCTGTACCGCCGAGGCCTGCTCGTTCCGCGACCAGTACCAGGATTTCCAGGACCTCGGGGCCGAAGTGGTAGGCATTAGCTCCGACTCGGAAGCCTCGCACCAGAAGTTCACCCAGAAGCACCGGCTGCCCTTTCCGCTGCTGGCCGATGCCGGCGGGCAGGTGCGCAAGCTCTACGAAGTGCCCCGCGCCCTGTTGGGTTTGCTGCCCGGCCGCGTCACGTTCGTCATCGACAAGGAAGGCGCCATCCGCTACATCTTCAACTCCATGAACCGGGCCACCGACCACGTGGAAACGGCCAAAAAAGTGCTGGCTGAATTGAGCCAGGTTTAA
- a CDS encoding GAF domain-containing protein — protein MDTLPDELIPANDAHRLRTLHQYRILNTTPEPVFDEYVALAAQLFNLPISLISLVNEQEVFFKANTGMPGLERVDRPDSLCSAAVLQDKVLSFEDLSANSCQLINPYMAQSAGLRFYAGAALRMPNGDNIGSLCVIGREPRAITAGEEALLMDLADLASRTIQLRQLMLDSGQLREWQQVQAELQELLHDNSALARYLTSRTGTVSANEVDLRGVQQRLQVLHRSLDRHMAEVARLSPSANQENQ, from the coding sequence ATGGATACCTTGCCCGACGAGTTGATTCCTGCCAATGATGCGCACCGCCTGCGGACCCTGCATCAGTACCGGATTCTGAACACCACACCCGAGCCCGTATTCGACGAATACGTGGCGCTGGCGGCGCAGCTATTCAACCTGCCCATCTCGCTGATTTCGTTGGTAAATGAGCAGGAAGTGTTTTTCAAAGCCAATACCGGTATGCCGGGCCTGGAGCGAGTTGACCGGCCCGACAGTCTGTGCTCGGCCGCCGTGCTGCAGGATAAGGTGCTGTCGTTTGAAGACCTGTCGGCTAACAGCTGCCAGCTGATCAACCCCTACATGGCGCAGTCGGCCGGGCTGCGGTTCTATGCTGGCGCGGCCCTGCGCATGCCCAACGGCGACAATATCGGGTCGTTGTGCGTGATTGGGCGCGAGCCCCGTGCCATTACGGCTGGTGAAGAAGCCCTGCTGATGGACCTAGCCGATTTGGCCAGCCGCACCATTCAGCTGCGCCAGCTGATGCTGGACAGTGGCCAGCTCCGGGAGTGGCAGCAGGTGCAGGCCGAGCTGCAGGAGCTGCTGCACGACAACTCGGCGCTGGCGCGCTACCTCACCAGTCGCACCGGTACTGTGTCGGCCAATGAGGTGGATCTGCGCGGGGTGCAGCAGCGGCTGCAGGTGCTGCACCGCAGCCTCGACCGGCACATGGCGGAAGTGGCCCGCCTGAGTCCTTCGGCCAACCAGGAAAATCAGTAG
- a CDS encoding alpha/beta fold hydrolase: protein MLRSCFLVLLLLLARVGATQSVPATLNATLSGYDYPFAVRVLPLKLEGQQLRMAYMDVQPTSRANGHTVLLLHGKNFFGAYWEETIRALTAAGFRVVVPDQLGFGKSDKPDIHYSFHQLARNTRQLLDTLGVKKAVVVGHSMGGMLATRFALLYPETTEKLVLENPIGLEDYRVGVPFQSVDQAEATERKSTEASIRKYHATYYPRGYPAAHDQWLLPLAAQTKSPDFGQVARANALTFDMIYQQPLCYEFGQVRVPTLLIIGQDDRTVVGKGLIKDPQVLAAMGQYPALGKRVAAQIKGARLVPLAGVGHIPHLEATPQFLAALLAFVKP from the coding sequence ATGCTGCGTTCCTGCTTTCTGGTGCTGCTATTGCTGCTGGCCCGCGTCGGGGCTACCCAGTCGGTGCCCGCTACTCTCAATGCCACCCTCTCCGGCTACGACTATCCGTTTGCGGTGCGTGTGCTTCCTCTGAAGCTGGAAGGGCAGCAGTTGCGCATGGCCTACATGGACGTGCAACCCACTTCACGGGCCAACGGGCACACGGTACTGCTCCTGCACGGCAAAAACTTCTTCGGGGCCTATTGGGAGGAAACTATCCGGGCGCTGACGGCCGCTGGCTTCCGGGTGGTGGTGCCCGATCAGCTGGGCTTCGGCAAGTCCGACAAGCCGGATATTCACTATTCCTTTCACCAGCTGGCCCGCAACACCCGGCAGCTGCTCGATACGCTGGGGGTGAAGAAGGCCGTGGTGGTGGGGCACAGCATGGGCGGTATGCTGGCCACGCGCTTCGCCCTGCTCTACCCCGAAACCACCGAAAAGCTGGTGCTCGAAAACCCCATCGGGCTGGAGGATTACCGCGTGGGGGTGCCGTTTCAGTCCGTCGACCAGGCCGAAGCCACCGAGCGCAAAAGCACCGAAGCCAGCATCCGGAAATACCACGCCACCTACTACCCGCGCGGCTACCCCGCCGCCCACGACCAGTGGCTGCTGCCGCTGGCCGCCCAGACCAAAAGTCCGGATTTCGGGCAGGTGGCCCGCGCCAACGCCCTCACCTTCGACATGATCTACCAGCAGCCGCTCTGCTACGAGTTCGGCCAGGTGCGGGTGCCCACGCTGCTGATTATTGGGCAGGACGACCGCACGGTGGTGGGCAAAGGCCTCATCAAAGATCCGCAGGTGCTGGCCGCTATGGGCCAGTATCCGGCCTTGGGCAAGCGCGTGGCCGCCCAGATCAAGGGGGCCAGGCTGGTGCCGCTGGCCGGCGTGGGCCACATTCCGCACCTGGAAGCCACCCCGCAGTTTCTGGCGGCGCTGCTGGCATTCGTGAAGCCGTAA
- a CDS encoding formylglycine-generating enzyme family protein, with product MPVTESGLAVVVIDNYPAPAYRGFPDYATLQQLLPCPVPATDTLASPVAKARAAGNQTLLLPGNILLPTVDFRPDQAEVSNLEWQQFIRYLEFNGDSAIAARMWPRREALPIPEYFLHPFYHFYPVVGIEYEQVQAYCRWRSRQVTAAVWQGQPGRAASAPDTLAADYVRVVYRLPTETEWEYTAGSGVKGNPYGASCLQQKARINPGAAAYFKTRSGSSHSVAAIKDDIVAFNRQQTPLPMLHYRHEVPDFLALRTPDYVYSLAPSAFGLYHMLGNAAEMVQEKGVTKGGSYLDPLEACTVQARGRYEGPAPHIGFRCVCEVSFPNRR from the coding sequence ATGCCTGTTACTGAGTCAGGGCTGGCGGTTGTAGTAATAGATAACTACCCTGCGCCAGCCTACCGGGGATTTCCTGACTATGCAACGCTTCAGCAGCTTCTGCCCTGCCCGGTACCGGCCACTGATACTCTGGCGTCACCGGTTGCCAAAGCCCGCGCCGCTGGCAACCAGACACTACTCCTTCCCGGCAATATCCTGCTGCCCACTGTGGATTTCCGGCCCGACCAAGCCGAAGTCAGCAACTTGGAATGGCAGCAGTTTATCCGTTACCTGGAATTCAATGGCGACTCCGCCATTGCCGCCCGCATGTGGCCCCGACGTGAAGCGTTGCCAATCCCCGAATATTTCCTCCATCCTTTTTACCACTTCTATCCGGTAGTAGGGATAGAATATGAACAGGTGCAGGCCTACTGTCGGTGGCGCAGCCGGCAAGTAACGGCAGCTGTCTGGCAGGGCCAACCCGGCCGGGCGGCATCGGCCCCGGACACACTGGCCGCAGACTATGTACGCGTAGTCTACCGCCTGCCCACCGAGACTGAATGGGAGTACACGGCCGGCAGTGGTGTAAAGGGAAATCCGTATGGTGCTTCCTGCTTGCAGCAAAAGGCCCGCATAAACCCTGGAGCCGCAGCCTATTTCAAAACTCGTTCAGGCAGTTCACACTCTGTTGCTGCCATCAAAGATGACATCGTAGCCTTCAATCGTCAGCAAACTCCCCTGCCAATGCTGCACTACAGGCACGAAGTCCCGGATTTTCTGGCGTTGCGAACCCCCGACTACGTCTATAGCTTGGCCCCCTCTGCCTTCGGCCTGTATCACATGCTCGGCAACGCGGCCGAAATGGTGCAGGAAAAAGGAGTCACGAAGGGTGGCAGCTACCTTGACCCACTGGAAGCCTGCACTGTGCAGGCCCGGGGCCGCTACGAGGGCCCGGCACCGCACATCGGGTTTCGGTGCGTATGTGAGGTTTCGTTTCCCAATCGGCGCTAA
- a CDS encoding 4Fe-4S binding protein — protein sequence MAFDANLTLPRPPVPDTSATEKTLLTVVGLGLLALLTVAFDADAGRARLSFWAGVLLLSAGTLGWAWYKFGRQPAGVLQDNLWLRASSSRGAVAWLTAVVLTGFYVVLYWFSNDDGQGNFGPLNQLIHALDPFSQWLRHKPSDQWFLYGTFYTLAVLLMGGRALWKYRHSPYQRIRTASVMFFQLGFAFLLPGLLLAFQRPEYYFSYFWPLKYDYLFPGTVSYLLKDGGPALGVFMVFWGVVMSFVGTPVLTYFFGKRWYCSWVCGCGGLAETAGDPYRHLSDKSRTAWRWEVRIIYTVLVLIVALTALLWLGASGAVPALQAVTEPLSKAYGFAIGSVFSGVIGVGFYPLMGARVWCRFGCPMAAYLGLLQKHFSRFRITTNGAQCISCGNCSNVCEMGIDVKQYAQRGEPIIRASCVGCGMCSTTCPRGVLNLENGPTEGRYQGSQLIHADSLRILS from the coding sequence ATGGCTTTTGACGCTAACCTGACCCTGCCCCGCCCACCCGTACCCGACACCTCGGCTACTGAGAAAACCCTGCTCACGGTGGTGGGCCTGGGGCTGCTGGCGCTGCTCACCGTGGCCTTCGATGCCGATGCGGGCCGGGCGCGTCTCAGCTTCTGGGCCGGCGTGCTTCTGCTGAGCGCGGGCACGCTGGGCTGGGCGTGGTACAAGTTTGGGCGCCAGCCGGCCGGCGTGCTCCAAGACAACCTCTGGCTGCGCGCCAGCAGCAGCCGCGGCGCCGTAGCCTGGCTCACGGCCGTAGTCCTGACCGGGTTCTACGTGGTGCTGTACTGGTTCAGCAACGACGACGGCCAGGGCAATTTCGGACCGCTCAATCAGCTCATTCATGCCCTCGACCCGTTCAGCCAATGGCTGCGCCACAAGCCCAGCGACCAGTGGTTTTTGTACGGCACGTTCTACACGCTGGCCGTGCTGCTGATGGGCGGCCGGGCGCTCTGGAAGTACCGCCACTCGCCTTACCAGCGTATCCGCACGGCTTCGGTGATGTTCTTTCAGCTGGGGTTTGCGTTTCTGCTGCCGGGCTTGCTGCTGGCCTTTCAGCGGCCCGAGTACTACTTCTCCTACTTCTGGCCCCTCAAATACGATTACCTGTTTCCGGGCACTGTGAGCTACCTGCTCAAGGATGGTGGCCCGGCGCTGGGCGTGTTCATGGTGTTCTGGGGCGTGGTGATGTCGTTTGTGGGCACCCCCGTACTCACGTATTTCTTCGGCAAGCGCTGGTACTGCTCGTGGGTGTGCGGCTGCGGCGGCCTGGCTGAAACCGCCGGCGACCCCTACCGCCACCTCTCCGACAAAAGCCGCACCGCCTGGCGCTGGGAAGTCCGCATCATTTACACCGTGCTGGTACTGATTGTGGCCCTCACGGCCCTGCTGTGGCTGGGGGCCTCGGGCGCGGTGCCGGCCCTGCAGGCCGTTACAGAGCCGCTGTCCAAAGCCTACGGCTTCGCCATTGGCTCGGTGTTTTCGGGCGTGATTGGCGTGGGGTTCTACCCGCTGATGGGGGCCCGGGTGTGGTGCCGGTTCGGGTGCCCGATGGCGGCGTATCTGGGGCTGCTGCAGAAGCACTTTTCGCGCTTCCGCATCACCACCAACGGCGCGCAGTGCATTTCCTGCGGCAACTGCTCCAACGTCTGCGAAATGGGCATCGACGTGAAGCAGTACGCCCAGCGCGGCGAGCCCATCATCCGGGCTTCGTGCGTGGGCTGCGGCATGTGCTCCACGACCTGCCCACGCGGCGTGCTCAACCTCGAAAACGGCCCCACCGAAGGCCGCTACCAAGGCAGCCAGCTCATCCACGCCGATTCACTCCGAATCCTAAGCTAA
- a CDS encoding NAD(P)/FAD-dependent oxidoreductase, producing the protein MHLVIIGNGITGVSCALAVRRLSPEARITLVSDETPYHYSRTALMYVYMGHMRTQDIKPYEDWFWLENRLELVHATATALDADQKTLHLSNGQPLAYDKLLLATGSVSRLAGWPGQHLPGVQGLYSLPDLEQMHRDTNGVRQAVVVGGGLIGIELAEMLHSRGIGVTMLVRDTHYWGSVMPPEEAALIGQQLREHHIAVHYGTELAEILPDEAGRVRAVRTTQSVELPCQWVGLATGVAPNLALAGTCPGLETDRGILVDAHLQTSLPDIYAAGDCAQHRQPAAGEVPIEQLWYTGRMQGETVAYTICGQPTPYQRGPWFNSAKFFQLEYQTYGRVPARPEAGEQTCYWQHPNGRHALRINYRPDQGNAVTGVNALGIRQRHDVWEGWLRAGTPVQEVLRQLRRANFDPEFFRRHEPAMLRTFNDQLLSRSN; encoded by the coding sequence ATGCACCTGGTTATCATCGGCAACGGCATTACGGGCGTGAGCTGCGCGCTGGCAGTGCGGCGCCTCTCGCCCGAAGCCCGCATCACGCTCGTGTCAGATGAGACGCCGTACCACTACTCCCGCACCGCCCTCATGTACGTGTACATGGGCCACATGCGCACCCAGGACATCAAGCCCTACGAAGACTGGTTCTGGCTGGAAAACCGGCTGGAACTGGTGCACGCCACCGCCACCGCCCTCGATGCCGACCAGAAAACGCTGCACCTCAGCAACGGCCAGCCGCTCGCCTACGACAAGCTGCTGCTGGCCACCGGCTCGGTGAGCCGGCTGGCGGGCTGGCCCGGCCAGCACTTGCCGGGCGTGCAGGGCCTCTACTCCCTGCCCGATCTGGAGCAGATGCACCGCGACACGAACGGCGTGCGACAAGCCGTGGTGGTAGGCGGCGGCCTGATCGGGATTGAGCTGGCCGAGATGCTGCACTCCCGCGGTATTGGCGTGACCATGCTCGTACGCGACACGCACTACTGGGGCTCGGTGATGCCCCCCGAAGAAGCCGCCCTGATTGGGCAGCAGCTGCGCGAACACCACATTGCGGTGCACTACGGCACCGAGCTGGCCGAAATCCTGCCCGACGAGGCCGGACGGGTGCGCGCCGTGCGCACCACCCAGAGTGTAGAGCTGCCCTGCCAGTGGGTGGGGCTAGCTACCGGCGTGGCGCCCAATCTGGCGCTGGCCGGCACCTGCCCCGGCCTGGAAACTGACCGGGGCATTCTGGTGGATGCGCACCTGCAAACCAGCTTGCCCGATATCTATGCCGCCGGCGACTGCGCCCAGCACCGCCAGCCGGCGGCCGGAGAGGTGCCCATTGAGCAGCTTTGGTACACCGGCCGCATGCAGGGCGAAACGGTGGCCTACACCATCTGCGGCCAGCCAACACCCTATCAGCGCGGGCCGTGGTTCAACTCGGCCAAGTTCTTCCAGCTCGAATACCAGACCTACGGCCGTGTGCCGGCCAGGCCCGAAGCCGGCGAGCAGACCTGCTACTGGCAGCACCCCAATGGCCGCCACGCCCTGCGCATCAACTACCGGCCCGACCAGGGCAACGCCGTAACGGGCGTCAACGCCCTGGGTATCCGGCAGCGCCACGACGTATGGGAAGGCTGGCTACGGGCCGGCACGCCGGTGCAGGAAGTGCTGCGCCAGCTGCGCCGCGCCAACTTCGACCCCGAATTTTTCCGCCGCCACGAGCCCGCCATGCTGCGTACGTTCAACGACCAGCTTCTTTCAAGGAGTAACTGA